A region from the Leptolyngbya iicbica LK genome encodes:
- a CDS encoding DUF4340 domain-containing protein, whose protein sequence is MKLQRSTVILVAAALLLGGVVLVTQSRQSGSNQTATTALTDSTATPVYDFAEADVVFLQIETADQTVVFEKDDDGFWQMIEPEEQPAEEAAIAFLLSRLVTDGLVNTTTVEAATPADFGLDNPFATVDLTLADGTTHQLIVGDADFSGQNYYALIDPETFPLPSEASDIEVAIVGENIFNGVDRPLEEWQAVVEENTTEDGETAPEDEADTDPEVGEESGNNSEESDRDR, encoded by the coding sequence ATGAAACTTCAGCGCAGCACAGTAATTTTGGTCGCCGCCGCTTTGTTGTTGGGCGGGGTGGTGTTAGTCACCCAGTCCCGGCAGTCTGGTTCCAATCAGACCGCGACGACGGCCTTGACCGACTCGACCGCTACCCCGGTCTATGACTTTGCGGAAGCGGATGTCGTGTTTTTGCAAATTGAGACCGCCGACCAGACGGTCGTATTTGAAAAAGATGACGATGGCTTTTGGCAAATGATTGAGCCGGAAGAGCAGCCCGCTGAGGAAGCGGCGATCGCCTTTCTGCTCAGTCGCCTGGTGACCGATGGGTTAGTCAACACCACGACCGTTGAGGCCGCGACTCCCGCTGACTTTGGGTTAGATAATCCCTTTGCCACCGTCGATCTCACCCTGGCGGATGGCACCACCCACCAGCTCATTGTGGGGGATGCGGATTTCAGCGGCCAGAACTACTACGCCCTGATTGATCCTGAGACCTTTCCCCTGCCTAGCGAGGCTAGTGACATCGAGGTCGCGATCGTTGGCGAAAATATTTTCAACGGCGTCGATCGCCCCTTAGAAGAATGGCAAGCCGTCGTTGAAGAGAACACCACGGAGGATGGCGAGACGGCTCCTGAGGATGAGGCGGATACCGACCCTGAGGTTGGGGAAGAATCGGGTAATAATTCTGAAGAGTCTGACCGCGATCGCTAA
- a CDS encoding GldG family protein, protein MKRLAFSAKWLKFLTWPGLACATAGLVAGSLSGWQLLPTALMIFGIGLLLLGLSFTGQTAGAFWQQRSTQSGTNAVVATIAVLVILGLVNFLAVQNAVRYDLTETQLFTLAPATQQVVQTLEAPVRVVIFDSVQNPQDVQLLESYREESDNFDFEYVDPFANPRLAEAFGATQAGMVFLEVGDDRRFLQTIGTTVDAQALGTAQPLSEQDLTNALAQLNSDRTLTVYFMQGHDEPPIDGSEPGFAEAVQSLTDQNYQVEPLNLVETQTVPSDANVVVVAGPVQDFFPAEVAALEAYLTRGGGVLLLLDPRADAGLNPLLDDWGVILDDRLVLDTSGAGQFVGLGPAAPIVTTYGDHPITQDFGDGRSFYPLARPVESRELPDTDTAPLLLTNPQSRAEAITDEGDLTFDPNAPPEGPYVLGVALSREADPDAPLPAIDDANDATDEIGDDDDVETDIEEESVDATDEDEITDETAPTESETIDATEATENLPDESRLVVIGNSTFALDGSFNQQLNGDVFLNSVNWLSQEADATLSIRPRTMTDRRLAITGQQAWGLGIFSLVVLPLTGIALAILMALRRR, encoded by the coding sequence ATGAAACGGTTGGCATTTTCTGCGAAATGGCTGAAATTTCTCACCTGGCCGGGGCTTGCCTGCGCCACGGCGGGATTAGTGGCAGGCAGTTTGTCTGGTTGGCAACTGTTGCCGACGGCACTGATGATTTTTGGCATCGGCCTGTTGCTGCTGGGCCTCAGCTTTACGGGCCAGACAGCGGGAGCGTTTTGGCAGCAGCGATCGACCCAAAGCGGCACCAATGCGGTGGTCGCCACGATCGCGGTACTCGTCATCCTCGGTTTGGTGAATTTTCTCGCGGTGCAAAACGCCGTGCGCTACGACCTCACCGAAACGCAACTCTTTACCCTGGCTCCTGCGACCCAGCAGGTGGTGCAGACCCTGGAAGCGCCCGTGCGCGTGGTGATTTTTGACTCGGTGCAAAATCCCCAAGACGTGCAACTGCTCGAAAGCTATCGCGAAGAGAGCGATAACTTTGATTTTGAATACGTTGATCCGTTTGCCAATCCCCGACTGGCAGAGGCGTTTGGGGCGACCCAGGCTGGCATGGTGTTTTTGGAAGTGGGGGACGATCGCCGCTTTTTGCAAACCATTGGCACCACCGTCGACGCCCAAGCCCTCGGCACCGCCCAACCCCTGTCAGAACAAGACCTGACCAATGCCTTAGCGCAGTTGAACAGCGATCGCACCCTGACGGTGTATTTCATGCAGGGCCACGACGAGCCCCCCATCGACGGTTCGGAACCCGGTTTTGCTGAGGCGGTGCAAAGCCTGACCGACCAAAATTATCAAGTCGAGCCGCTCAACTTAGTCGAGACCCAAACCGTACCCAGCGATGCCAACGTGGTTGTCGTGGCTGGCCCCGTTCAAGACTTCTTTCCGGCAGAGGTGGCCGCCCTCGAAGCGTATCTCACCCGAGGCGGCGGTGTGCTGCTGCTGCTCGATCCGCGTGCCGATGCCGGCTTGAACCCGCTGCTGGATGACTGGGGCGTCATTTTGGACGATCGCCTCGTGCTCGATACATCTGGAGCCGGGCAGTTTGTCGGCCTTGGCCCCGCTGCCCCCATCGTCACCACCTATGGCGACCACCCCATCACCCAAGATTTTGGCGACGGGCGATCGTTCTATCCCCTGGCTCGCCCGGTGGAAAGCCGCGAACTGCCCGACACCGACACCGCCCCGCTGCTGCTCACGAATCCCCAAAGCCGCGCCGAAGCGATTACTGATGAAGGCGACCTCACCTTTGACCCCAACGCTCCCCCCGAAGGTCCCTATGTACTGGGCGTGGCCCTCAGTCGCGAGGCCGATCCCGATGCGCCCCTACCCGCGATCGACGATGCCAACGATGCGACTGACGAGATCGGAGACGACGACGACGTTGAGACCGACATTGAGGAGGAGTCAGTCGATGCGACTGACGAAGACGAGATCACGGATGAGACTGCCCCCACGGAGTCTGAAACCATTGACGCAACTGAGGCGACTGAAAATCTCCCCGATGAGTCACGGCTCGTGGTGATTGGCAACTCCACCTTTGCTCTGGATGGCTCCTTTAACCAGCAGTTAAATGGCGATGTGTTTCTCAACTCGGTGAACTGGCTGAGCCAGGAAGCCGACGCCACCCTTTCTATCCGCCCCAGGACGATGACTGATCGCCGCTTGGCCATCACCGGGCAGCAAGCTTGGGGATTAGGCATTTTCTCGCTAGTGGTACTGCCTCTGACGGGCATTGCTCTGGCAATTTTGATGGCGTTGCGGAGACGGTAA
- a CDS encoding PAS domain S-box protein gives MRINWVDLPLRWLVWLPLMPIAVGAVGLAGYLAAQDRLGVTAIASIGVSLGSAIALTGWLSNLANRQLAAARQQSANLHQVLLKAVPDLIIRMHRDGTYLDFHVADDFVTLLTPDSVGKNIADLVPKEVAQKTLKAAQQALATGTLQVYESPFWVGEKFLWEEIRIAPLTADEVMIVVRDLSQRLQIETALRQSETSLREAQRIAQVGSWELDLQTSTVTWSEEMFRIFGLDANQAEPSYDNIMAMIPLADREHLKSLVERAIADGTPYSFEHRIQRPDGTQRYLVSRGEIVEPEHQQGLKLCGTALDITDRKRAEMALQESETRFRQLAETVQEGFFVFETATAQYSYLNPAILNLTGMPQGPLPAELAHARGMAHWLNHIHPEDRDRVEAQLQDESRGAPFDAEYRFLHPDGRLLWLRSKAFPLVDETGKTVRIVGTVENITDRKRLEASLRSQAAEERLLTTITQKIRQPLDLDELLATTVSAIQQTFQADRALIVRLQAGTGQIIKAAVEPAYPVTEMDWSTIQCPLERYAPDGQGQARIVPSVATSDQADPWVDCLPTMGATSQIVAPIVQLLGTPAQHEVWGLLIVQTCARDRQWQASEVNLLERLSTQLAIAIDQASLFQQLQSQLAERQQAELALQESETRFAEIAQTLNQVSYVISVPSAEYLYISPSYERLWGYSCESLYQDRKSWLDKIHPQDLDYVLDGLTQLLEGTQKRLQYRIFAANGDIRWIESDSLIVRDEQGDALRIVGIADDITDRKRLEQALRDNEELFRRAFDDAPIGISLISPEGRYLRVNKCYCDLLEYSQAELMQMQFQEITHPDDLAADLAALQQLNQGEIQTFQLEKRYITKSGIVIPVFLYASSVRDAEGTPLYSVGHVQDIREQLEVDRMKDEFVSIVSHELRTPITSIEGSLTLLGSGVYDTRPQKAKAMLDIAIKNSNRLVRLVDDILSLERLESGKVELLMEPCQVDDLQQQAIDSVSAIADRAAVTLRMTPCSATLYAAPDALLQTLTNLLSNAIKFSNPRQMVWLEAQIWSPSAPAPQRLAERFSSSPAAPDQFVLFSVKDQGRGIPADKLENIFDQFQQVDVSDARQKGGTGLGLAICERIVQQHGGDIWVESQLGQGSTFYFTVPLWQVGDRETAQESQFND, from the coding sequence TTGCGTATCAACTGGGTCGACCTGCCATTGCGGTGGTTGGTCTGGCTTCCCCTGATGCCGATCGCCGTTGGTGCAGTGGGCCTCGCCGGTTATCTAGCAGCGCAAGACCGTTTGGGGGTTACTGCGATCGCTAGCATCGGTGTCTCCCTCGGGAGCGCGATCGCCCTCACCGGATGGCTATCAAACCTGGCTAATCGTCAGCTCGCTGCCGCCCGACAGCAGTCAGCAAACCTGCATCAGGTACTGCTTAAAGCCGTCCCCGACTTAATCATTCGAATGCATCGCGATGGTACCTATCTGGATTTTCATGTCGCTGATGATTTTGTCACGCTGCTAACGCCTGACTCGGTTGGCAAAAATATTGCCGACCTCGTGCCGAAAGAGGTTGCTCAGAAGACTCTCAAGGCGGCGCAACAGGCCCTTGCAACTGGCACCCTACAAGTCTACGAATCGCCCTTTTGGGTGGGTGAGAAGTTTCTGTGGGAAGAGATCAGAATTGCCCCGCTCACCGCCGATGAAGTCATGATTGTCGTGCGCGATCTGTCGCAGCGATTGCAGATTGAGACGGCCCTGCGCCAGAGCGAAACCAGCCTCCGCGAGGCTCAGCGCATTGCCCAGGTAGGCAGTTGGGAACTGGACTTGCAAACATCCACCGTCACTTGGTCAGAAGAGATGTTTCGCATTTTTGGTCTAGATGCTAACCAGGCGGAACCGAGCTACGACAACATTATGGCGATGATTCCGCTGGCGGATCGTGAGCATCTGAAAAGCCTAGTTGAACGGGCGATCGCTGACGGGACTCCCTACAGTTTTGAACACCGGATTCAACGCCCGGATGGTACACAGCGCTATCTCGTCAGCCGGGGCGAAATCGTCGAACCGGAACATCAGCAGGGACTGAAGCTGTGTGGCACCGCTCTGGATATCACCGATCGCAAACGCGCTGAAATGGCCTTACAAGAAAGTGAAACCCGCTTTCGTCAACTGGCCGAAACGGTGCAAGAAGGGTTCTTCGTTTTTGAAACAGCGACGGCTCAATACTCATACTTGAATCCTGCGATTCTGAACCTGACTGGGATGCCCCAAGGCCCATTGCCTGCCGAACTCGCCCATGCTAGAGGCATGGCTCACTGGTTAAACCACATTCATCCTGAAGATCGCGATCGCGTCGAAGCTCAACTACAGGATGAGAGTCGGGGCGCCCCTTTTGATGCCGAATATCGGTTTCTGCATCCCGACGGTCGCCTGCTCTGGCTCCGGTCCAAAGCCTTTCCCCTGGTCGATGAAACTGGCAAAACTGTGCGCATTGTCGGTACGGTCGAAAACATCACCGATCGCAAACGGTTAGAAGCCTCTCTGCGCTCTCAAGCTGCCGAGGAGCGTCTGCTCACCACCATCACCCAAAAAATTCGGCAGCCCCTTGACCTGGACGAACTGTTGGCCACGACCGTCAGCGCCATTCAGCAAACCTTTCAGGCTGATCGCGCTCTAATTGTCAGACTGCAAGCAGGCACTGGCCAAATCATCAAAGCAGCGGTAGAGCCTGCCTATCCGGTAACCGAAATGGACTGGAGCACCATACAGTGCCCTCTAGAACGGTATGCCCCCGACGGCCAAGGACAAGCCCGCATTGTGCCGAGTGTAGCTACCAGCGATCAGGCTGACCCATGGGTTGATTGCCTGCCCACGATGGGGGCAACATCGCAAATTGTGGCCCCCATTGTGCAGCTATTGGGGACGCCTGCCCAACATGAGGTTTGGGGACTGCTGATAGTGCAAACTTGCGCCCGCGATCGCCAGTGGCAAGCCTCAGAAGTCAACCTGCTAGAGCGGTTGAGCACCCAGTTAGCGATCGCGATCGACCAGGCCAGCCTCTTTCAGCAGTTGCAATCACAACTCGCCGAACGCCAGCAAGCAGAACTCGCCCTCCAGGAAAGCGAAACCCGCTTTGCCGAAATTGCCCAAACCCTTAACCAAGTTTCCTACGTGATCTCGGTGCCGAGTGCCGAGTATCTCTACATCAGTCCTTCATACGAAAGGTTATGGGGCTACTCTTGCGAAAGTCTCTACCAAGACCGCAAGTCCTGGCTCGACAAGATTCACCCTCAAGACCTGGATTACGTCTTAGACGGATTGACCCAGCTCCTGGAAGGCACGCAAAAACGCCTGCAGTATCGCATCTTTGCGGCGAATGGCGACATCCGCTGGATTGAATCAGACTCGCTGATCGTGCGGGATGAGCAAGGCGATGCCCTGCGAATTGTGGGCATCGCCGACGACATCACCGACCGCAAACGGCTCGAACAGGCGTTGAGAGATAACGAAGAACTGTTTCGCCGCGCCTTTGATGACGCCCCGATTGGGATTTCCTTAATCTCTCCAGAAGGCCGTTATCTGCGCGTCAACAAGTGCTATTGCGATCTGCTGGAATACTCCCAGGCAGAACTCATGCAAATGCAGTTTCAGGAAATTACGCATCCGGATGATTTAGCCGCCGACCTCGCTGCATTGCAGCAGTTAAACCAAGGGGAAATCCAAACCTTTCAACTCGAAAAGCGCTACATCACTAAAAGCGGCATTGTTATCCCGGTCTTTCTCTATGCTTCGTCTGTCCGCGATGCTGAGGGCACGCCCTTGTATTCCGTCGGTCATGTGCAAGACATTCGCGAACAGCTTGAAGTCGATCGCATGAAAGACGAATTTGTCTCCATCGTCAGCCACGAACTGCGCACGCCCATCACCTCTATCGAAGGCTCATTAACGCTACTGGGCTCTGGGGTTTATGACACCCGCCCGCAAAAAGCGAAAGCCATGCTCGATATCGCCATCAAAAACAGTAATCGTCTAGTGCGCCTAGTTGACGATATTCTCAGCCTCGAACGGTTGGAATCTGGCAAGGTCGAGCTGCTCATGGAGCCTTGTCAGGTTGATGACCTGCAGCAGCAGGCGATCGATAGCGTGAGTGCGATCGCCGATCGCGCGGCTGTCACTTTAAGGATGACGCCCTGTTCGGCCACCTTGTATGCTGCCCCAGACGCCCTGCTGCAAACGCTGACCAACCTGCTCAGCAATGCGATTAAGTTTTCTAACCCCAGGCAGATGGTTTGGCTCGAAGCCCAAATCTGGAGCCCCAGCGCCCCAGCGCCCCAGCGCCTAGCGGAGAGGTTCAGTTCGTCCCCTGCTGCACCCGACCAGTTCGTTCTGTTCTCCGTCAAAGACCAGGGCCGGGGGATTCCCGCTGACAAGCTGGAGAACATTTTCGACCAGTTTCAGCAGGTAGATGTCTCGGATGCTCGCCAAAAGGGGGGCACTGGATTAGGACTGGCGATTTGCGAACGAATCGTGCAGCAACACGGCGGCGATATCTGGGTCGAAAGTCAGCTGGGGCAAGGCAGCACGTTTTACTTCACCGTGCCGTTATGGCAAGTGGGCGATCGCGAAACAGCACAAGAGAGCCAGTTCAATGACTAA
- a CDS encoding response regulator, translating to MTKRILIVDDEADICQVVQASLEEFGGWQTFLAHSGAEGLTVAQAKRPDAILLDVSMPVMDGFQMFEHLRENPDLQDIPVILLTSKVLARDRKRFADLSIAGVITKPFNPLTIWQQVASLLSW from the coding sequence ATGACTAAACGCATTCTGATTGTTGATGACGAAGCAGACATTTGCCAGGTCGTGCAAGCGTCCCTCGAAGAATTTGGCGGATGGCAAACATTTTTGGCCCATTCCGGGGCAGAGGGGCTGACCGTTGCCCAAGCCAAACGCCCGGACGCAATTTTACTGGATGTGTCGATGCCAGTCATGGATGGCTTTCAGATGTTTGAGCACCTGCGCGAGAATCCTGATCTGCAGGATATTCCCGTGATTTTGTTGACCTCAAAAGTGCTGGCGCGCGATCGTAAACGGTTCGCCGACCTCAGTATTGCTGGCGTCATCACTAAGCCCTTTAACCCGCTGACCATCTGGCAACAAGTGGCTAGCCTACTCAGTTGGTAG
- the purU gene encoding formyltetrahydrofolate deformylase, with protein MTQSTLYPSATLLISCPDQQGLVAKIANFIYANGGNIIHADQHRDEASGLFLSRIEWSLGGFNLPKELIGPAFNAIAQPLGADWQLCFSDAIPRIAIWVSRQDHCLLDLLWRHQAKEFAAAIPLIMSNHATLKPIAEQFGIDFHHVPISRDTKAEQEAQQLALLEQYNIDLVVLAKYMQILSGDFLEKFPQVINIHHSFLPAFMGAQPYHRAHERGVKIIGATAHYVTEDLDAGPIIEQDVVRITHRDDVKDLIRKGKDLERIVLARGVRLHLQNRVLVYGNRTVVFA; from the coding sequence ATGACGCAATCTACCCTCTATCCGTCGGCGACCTTGCTAATTTCCTGTCCCGATCAGCAAGGTTTAGTGGCTAAAATCGCCAACTTTATCTACGCCAATGGCGGCAATATCATTCATGCGGATCAGCATCGCGACGAGGCTAGCGGTCTATTTCTCTCGCGCATTGAGTGGAGCCTGGGCGGCTTTAATCTGCCCAAAGAGTTGATTGGTCCCGCTTTTAACGCGATCGCTCAACCCCTAGGAGCCGACTGGCAGCTGTGCTTTTCCGACGCGATACCCCGCATCGCTATTTGGGTGAGCCGCCAAGACCACTGCCTGCTTGATTTGCTGTGGCGACACCAGGCCAAAGAGTTCGCAGCGGCGATTCCCCTCATCATGAGTAACCATGCCACTCTGAAACCCATCGCCGAGCAGTTTGGCATTGACTTTCACCATGTGCCCATCAGCCGCGACACCAAAGCTGAGCAAGAGGCCCAACAACTAGCGTTGCTAGAGCAATACAACATCGATCTCGTAGTGCTGGCTAAATATATGCAAATTCTCAGCGGGGACTTTTTAGAGAAATTCCCCCAAGTGATCAATATTCATCACTCGTTTTTGCCCGCATTTATGGGGGCACAGCCCTACCACCGAGCCCATGAACGCGGCGTCAAAATCATCGGCGCCACCGCCCACTATGTGACAGAAGACCTGGATGCTGGCCCCATCATCGAGCAGGATGTAGTGCGCATTACCCACCGCGATGATGTCAAAGATCTTATTCGTAAGGGCAAAGATTTAGAGCGCATTGTCCTGGCAAGAGGTGTCCGGCTCCACTTACAAAACCGTGTTTTAGTCTATGGCAACCGGACAGTCGTCTTTGCTTAA
- a CDS encoding DUF4327 family protein — MSETLTSRQVVHPMVKFQRQVKSLVKRNIVQPEDSIWKIALLFGDEWAHWKRELEEFEFSTKDPISDLLAVESWEEEE; from the coding sequence ATGAGTGAAACGCTGACCAGCCGCCAGGTTGTCCATCCCATGGTGAAGTTTCAAAGGCAAGTCAAGTCTTTGGTAAAGCGCAACATCGTGCAACCGGAAGACAGCATTTGGAAAATCGCGCTTTTATTTGGCGACGAATGGGCTCACTGGAAGCGCGAATTAGAAGAATTTGAGTTTTCCACCAAAGATCCCATCAGTGATCTGCTCGCGGTGGAATCTTGGGAAGAGGAAGAGTAA
- a CDS encoding DHH family phosphoesterase: protein MNYGPVQAVPATVGKPASAANHQRGRIDLVEQLDKLLSQRSGDRHLVLIQDFPDPDALSSAWAYRLICQQYDIDCDIYYGGTLSHQENIALVRLSGLPARRWNPQTKTGPDLSKYQAYVMLDTQGTTSQLTRQVEEANLSLFLVVDHHAPQKDINATLIDVRPHIRATATILAQYLQSEVLLTLDRSNSTHVKCATALMHGLRSDTNNLMHAAEADFMAAAYLSNFYDPQLLAAILRAARSKRVMDVIERSLRNRTIQNNVSIAGVGYLRYDDRDAIPQAADFLVTEENIHTAVVYGIVHDEDEEREVVIGSLRTSKITLDPDEFIKEAFGQDLEGRFFGGGRTTAGGFGIPVGFLSGFYENSDYNRLKWEVFDMQIKQKLWRLVNPEDGLISTD, encoded by the coding sequence ATGAATTACGGCCCTGTGCAAGCAGTGCCGGCGACGGTGGGCAAGCCTGCCAGCGCGGCAAACCACCAGCGCGGCCGTATTGATCTGGTTGAGCAACTAGATAAGTTGCTGTCACAGCGTTCAGGCGATCGCCATCTCGTCCTGATCCAAGATTTTCCTGATCCAGACGCGCTATCTTCAGCATGGGCCTATCGCCTTATTTGTCAGCAATATGACATCGACTGCGACATTTACTACGGCGGCACCCTGAGCCATCAAGAAAATATTGCGCTGGTGCGGCTCTCAGGTTTGCCGGCTCGACGCTGGAATCCCCAGACCAAAACTGGTCCCGACTTGAGCAAGTATCAAGCCTACGTCATGCTCGATACGCAGGGCACGACTTCCCAGTTAACCCGACAGGTCGAGGAAGCCAATCTGTCGCTGTTTTTGGTGGTCGATCACCATGCGCCACAAAAAGATATCAATGCCACCCTGATCGACGTGCGGCCCCACATTCGAGCGACGGCGACAATTCTCGCTCAATACTTACAGAGCGAAGTACTACTCACTCTCGATCGCAGCAACAGCACCCATGTGAAATGTGCCACAGCCTTGATGCATGGTCTGCGATCAGATACCAATAACCTGATGCATGCGGCCGAAGCTGACTTTATGGCAGCGGCCTATCTAAGCAATTTTTATGATCCGCAGCTTCTGGCAGCCATCTTGCGGGCCGCCCGTTCTAAGCGGGTGATGGATGTGATTGAGCGATCGCTCCGCAACCGCACCATCCAAAATAACGTGTCCATCGCAGGGGTAGGTTACTTGCGCTATGACGATCGCGATGCCATTCCTCAAGCCGCCGATTTTCTGGTCACCGAGGAAAATATCCACACCGCAGTAGTCTACGGCATCGTGCATGACGAAGATGAAGAGCGTGAGGTCGTCATTGGGTCTTTGCGCACCAGCAAAATCACCCTAGACCCCGACGAATTTATCAAAGAAGCCTTTGGTCAAGATCTCGAAGGGCGATTTTTTGGCGGGGGTCGTACAACCGCCGGAGGCTTTGGGATTCCCGTCGGCTTTCTATCCGGCTTCTATGAAAACAGTGACTATAACCGCCTAAAATGGGAGGTCTTCGATATGCAGATCAAACAAAAACTCTGGCGACTCGTCAATCCTGAAGATGGCCTCATCTCCACAGACTGA
- a CDS encoding DUF4278 domain-containing protein, protein MTLRYRGAEYATHTPQVQLAEEVIGQYRGATVTRHVAKNLHAEHVDGLIYRGAKVK, encoded by the coding sequence ATGACTTTACGTTATCGCGGCGCCGAATACGCTACTCACACTCCTCAAGTGCAGTTGGCTGAAGAAGTGATCGGTCAATATCGTGGCGCAACCGTTACCCGCCATGTAGCTAAGAACCTACATGCCGAGCATGTTGATGGCCTGATCTATCGCGGCGCCAAAGTTAAATAG
- a CDS encoding DUF4278 domain-containing protein, protein MTLRYRGAEYATHTTQVQLAEEVIGQYRGATVTRHVAKNLHADHIDGLVYRGAKVR, encoded by the coding sequence ATGACTTTACGTTATCGCGGCGCTGAATACGCTACTCACACCACTCAAGTGCAGTTAGCTGAAGAAGTTATCGGTCAATATCGTGGTGCTACTGTGACCCGTCACGTAGCTAAAAACTTACACGCTGACCATATTGACGGTCTCGTCTATCGCGGCGCCAAAGTTCGCTAA
- a CDS encoding DUF4278 domain-containing protein, whose translation MSLRYRGADYEPCQNGFNYFEEVIGTYRGAVVTRRVATNAPSQHIDGLTYRGSKVK comes from the coding sequence ATGAGCTTACGTTATCGTGGTGCAGATTACGAACCCTGCCAAAATGGTTTCAATTACTTTGAAGAAGTGATTGGTACTTACAGAGGAGCAGTTGTGACTCGTCGAGTTGCGACGAACGCTCCGAGCCAGCATATTGATGGTTTAACCTATCGCGGCTCTAAGGTTAAGTAG
- the sixA gene encoding phosphohistidine phosphatase SixA, which translates to MASSPQTELYFIRHGIAADRGTYAQDAERPLTEQGELRTAAIADRLVQLGCRVEHILTSPLVRAHQTTQILLEAGVAPTSTTLDVLAPNGNLHTWLDWLTDWQLSHPVSRLALVGHEPDLSNWAQLFVHGEATHNWRLKKAGVIGVEVPAAQNAIGHSILFWFAPPRLLL; encoded by the coding sequence ATGGCCTCATCTCCACAGACTGAACTGTATTTTATTCGTCACGGCATCGCCGCTGACCGGGGCACTTATGCCCAAGACGCAGAGCGCCCCCTGACTGAGCAGGGTGAACTGCGCACTGCGGCGATCGCTGACCGCTTAGTACAGCTAGGTTGCCGGGTCGAGCATATTTTGACGAGTCCCCTGGTGCGCGCCCACCAGACGACACAAATCTTACTGGAAGCGGGCGTCGCTCCGACCTCGACAACGTTAGACGTGCTCGCACCTAACGGTAACTTGCATACCTGGCTAGATTGGCTGACCGACTGGCAACTCTCACACCCGGTTAGTCGCCTGGCACTCGTCGGCCACGAACCAGACCTGAGCAACTGGGCACAACTCTTCGTACATGGGGAAGCCACCCATAACTGGCGACTCAAAAAAGCGGGTGTGATTGGTGTTGAGGTACCTGCCGCGCAAAATGCGATCGGGCATAGCATCCTGTTTTGGTTCGCTCCCCCCAGATTACTCCTGTAA